The Oxyura jamaicensis isolate SHBP4307 breed ruddy duck chromosome Z, BPBGC_Ojam_1.0, whole genome shotgun sequence genome window below encodes:
- the KATNAL2 gene encoding katanin p60 ATPase-containing subunit A-like 2 isoform X3 — MEYESYYFVKFQKYPKITKKVLDTAENKQQLRTAGKNRRAASSSQNLPRTKHQTVQRPSSKTSPGRTTELKSSTKESPKQNNDSTVTPEQSDFGLTISAINKSGGAGEGPHSKRDQIIDFHGMVQDAIKVSTNGIALNSLNWDPDPSERLLKPLSAFIGMTGEMRELATVVSKDIYLHNPNVKWDDIIGLDAAKRLVKEAVVYPIRYPQLFTGILSPWKGLLLYGPPGTGKTLLAKAVATECNTTFFNISASTIVSKWRGDSEKLVRVLFELARYHAPSTIFLDELESVMSQRGTVSGGEHEGSRRMKTELLVQMDGLARSDDLVFVLAASNLPWELDSAMLRRLEKRILVDLPSKEARQAMIQHWLPPLSHSGGVELRTDLDYSLLGQETDGYSGSDIKLVCKEAAMRPVRKIFDALENHQQGNSNLPVIRLDTITTADFLDVIAHTKPSAKKLSQKYTAWQREFESV, encoded by the exons ATGGAATATGAAAGCTATTACTttgtaaaatttcaaaaataccCTAAAATTACCAAGAAAGTCCTGGATACTG cagaaaacaaacaacagctgagaactgcaggaaaaaacagaag GGCAGCAAGCTCTTCTCAGAATCTTCCAAGGACAAAGCATCAGACAGTGCAACGACCATCATCAAAAACTTCACCTGGGAGGACAACAGAACTTAAATCATCCACCAAAGAGAGCCCCAAACAG aataatGACAGTACAGTTACTCCAGAGCAATCTGACTTTGGCTTAACCATCTCAGCAATCAACAAatctggaggagcaggagaaggtCCTCATTCAAAAAGG GACCAAATAATTGACTTCCATGGGATGGTCCAAGATGCTATCAAGGTATCAACAAATGGAATAGCCTTGAACAGTCTTAATTGGGATCCAGATCCATCG GAACGATTATTAAAACCCCTTAGTGCTTTTATTGGCATGACTGGAGAGATGAGAGAACTTGCAACAGTTGTAAGCAAA GACATCTACCTCCATAATCCAAATGTGAAGTGGGATGATATTATTGGACTGGATGCAGCTAAAAGGCTAGTCAAGGAAGCAGTTGTTTATCCTATAAGG TACCCACAGCTATTTACAGGCATTCTGTCTCCTTGGAAGGGTTTATTGCTGTATGGACCACCAG GTACTGGAAAGACATTGCTTGCTAAGGCTGTTGCCACGGAATGCAATACAACCTTTTTCAACATATCAGCATCCACCATTGTTAGCAAATGgaggggtgattcagaaaaACTTGTCCGG GTGCTATTTGAGCTTGCCCGATACCATGCTCCTTCCACAATTTTCTTGGATGAGCTGGAGTCAGTTATGAGTCAAAGAGGCACTGTTTCTGG CGGTGAACATGAAGGAAGTCGACGgatgaaaacagaattactgGTGCAGATGGATGGCTTGGCCCGATCTGATGatcttgtatttgttttagcAGCTTCCAATCTGCCATG GGAGTTGGATTCTGCCATGCTGCGGCGGCTAGAGAAGCGGATTTTGGTCGACCTTCCAAGTAAAGAGGCGCGGCAGGCGATGATCCAGCACTGGCTGCCCCCTCTGAGCCACAGCGGAGGAGTGGAGCTGAGAACAGACCTGGACTACAGCTTGCTGGGCCAG GAAACTGATGGGTACTCTGGTTCAGACATTAAACTCGTGTGCAAGGAAGCAGCCATGAGACCAGTGAGGAAAATCTTCGATGCACTTGAAAACCATCAGCAAG GTAACAGTAACTTGCCTGTGATCCGACTGGACACAATCACAACAGCAGACTTCCTGGATGTGATTGCCCATACCAAGCCCTCGGCAAAGAAGCTGAGCCAGAAGTACACAGCTTGGCAGAGAGAGTTTGAGTcagtttga
- the KATNAL2 gene encoding katanin p60 ATPase-containing subunit A-like 2 isoform X2, whose product MELPCGALRAARHAREADELRTEARRKNLLILILHYLIEEGYVDAANALEQETTLGLRGFEVCDNIDLETILMEYESYYFVKFQKYPKITKKVLDTAENKQQLRTAGKNRRAASSSQNLPRTKHQTVQRPSSKTSPGRTTELKSSTKESPKQNNDSTVTPEQSDFGLTISAINKSGGAGEGPHSKRDQIIDFHGMVQDAIKVSTNGIALNSLNWDPDPSERLLKPLSAFIGMTGEMRELATVVSKDIYLHNPNVKWDDIIGLDAAKRLVKEAVVYPIRYPQLFTGILSPWKGLLLYGPPGTGKTLLAKAVATECNTTFFNISASTIVSKWRGDSEKLVRVLFELARYHAPSTIFLDELESVMSQRGTVSGGEHEGSRRMKTELLVQMDGLARSDDLVFVLAASNLPWELDSAMLRRLEKRILVDLPSKEARQAMIQHWLPPLSHSGGVELRTDLDYSLLGQETDGYSGSDIKLVCKEAAMRPVRKIFDALENHQQGNSNLPVIRLDTITTADFLDVIAHTKPSAKKLSQKYTAWQREFESV is encoded by the exons ATGGAGCTGCCGTGCGGGGCGCTGCGAGCCGCCCGCCACGCGAGGGAGGCG GATGAGCTGCGAACAGAAGCTCGTCGAAAAAATCTCCTCATTCTAATTTTGCATTACTTAATTGAGGAAGG GTATGTTGATGCTGCAAATGCTTTGGAACAAGAGACAACATTAGGCTTACGTGGCTTTGAAGTTTGTGACAACATTGATCTTGAGACAATTTTGATGGAATATGAAAGCTATTACTttgtaaaatttcaaaaataccCTAAAATTACCAAGAAAGTCCTGGATACTG cagaaaacaaacaacagctgagaactgcaggaaaaaacagaag GGCAGCAAGCTCTTCTCAGAATCTTCCAAGGACAAAGCATCAGACAGTGCAACGACCATCATCAAAAACTTCACCTGGGAGGACAACAGAACTTAAATCATCCACCAAAGAGAGCCCCAAACAG aataatGACAGTACAGTTACTCCAGAGCAATCTGACTTTGGCTTAACCATCTCAGCAATCAACAAatctggaggagcaggagaaggtCCTCATTCAAAAAGG GACCAAATAATTGACTTCCATGGGATGGTCCAAGATGCTATCAAGGTATCAACAAATGGAATAGCCTTGAACAGTCTTAATTGGGATCCAGATCCATCG GAACGATTATTAAAACCCCTTAGTGCTTTTATTGGCATGACTGGAGAGATGAGAGAACTTGCAACAGTTGTAAGCAAA GACATCTACCTCCATAATCCAAATGTGAAGTGGGATGATATTATTGGACTGGATGCAGCTAAAAGGCTAGTCAAGGAAGCAGTTGTTTATCCTATAAGG TACCCACAGCTATTTACAGGCATTCTGTCTCCTTGGAAGGGTTTATTGCTGTATGGACCACCAG GTACTGGAAAGACATTGCTTGCTAAGGCTGTTGCCACGGAATGCAATACAACCTTTTTCAACATATCAGCATCCACCATTGTTAGCAAATGgaggggtgattcagaaaaACTTGTCCGG GTGCTATTTGAGCTTGCCCGATACCATGCTCCTTCCACAATTTTCTTGGATGAGCTGGAGTCAGTTATGAGTCAAAGAGGCACTGTTTCTGG CGGTGAACATGAAGGAAGTCGACGgatgaaaacagaattactgGTGCAGATGGATGGCTTGGCCCGATCTGATGatcttgtatttgttttagcAGCTTCCAATCTGCCATG GGAGTTGGATTCTGCCATGCTGCGGCGGCTAGAGAAGCGGATTTTGGTCGACCTTCCAAGTAAAGAGGCGCGGCAGGCGATGATCCAGCACTGGCTGCCCCCTCTGAGCCACAGCGGAGGAGTGGAGCTGAGAACAGACCTGGACTACAGCTTGCTGGGCCAG GAAACTGATGGGTACTCTGGTTCAGACATTAAACTCGTGTGCAAGGAAGCAGCCATGAGACCAGTGAGGAAAATCTTCGATGCACTTGAAAACCATCAGCAAG GTAACAGTAACTTGCCTGTGATCCGACTGGACACAATCACAACAGCAGACTTCCTGGATGTGATTGCCCATACCAAGCCCTCGGCAAAGAAGCTGAGCCAGAAGTACACAGCTTGGCAGAGAGAGTTTGAGTcagtttga
- the KATNAL2 gene encoding katanin p60 ATPase-containing subunit A-like 2 isoform X1 — protein sequence MEYESYYFVKFQKYPKITKKVLDTENKQQLRTAGKNRRAASSSQNLPRTKHQTVQRPSSKTSPGRTTELKSSTKESPKQNNDSTVTPEQSDFGLTISAINKSGGAGEGPHSKRDQIIDFHGMVQDAIKVSTNGIALNSLNWDPDPSERLLKPLSAFIGMTGEMRELATVVSKDIYLHNPNVKWDDIIGLDAAKRLVKEAVVYPIRYPQLFTGILSPWKGLLLYGPPGTGKTLLAKAVATECNTTFFNISASTIVSKWRGDSEKLVRVLFELARYHAPSTIFLDELESVMSQRGTVSGGEHEGSRRMKTELLVQMDGLARSDDLVFVLAASNLPWELDSAMLRRLEKRILVDLPSKEARQAMIQHWLPPLSHSGGVELRTDLDYSLLGQETDGYSGSDIKLVCKEAAMRPVRKIFDALENHQQGNSNLPVIRLDTITTADFLDVIAHTKPSAKKLSQKYTAWQREFESV from the exons ATGGAATATGAAAGCTATTACTttgtaaaatttcaaaaataccCTAAAATTACCAAGAAAGTCCTGGATACTG aaaacaaacaacagctgagaactgcaggaaaaaacagaag GGCAGCAAGCTCTTCTCAGAATCTTCCAAGGACAAAGCATCAGACAGTGCAACGACCATCATCAAAAACTTCACCTGGGAGGACAACAGAACTTAAATCATCCACCAAAGAGAGCCCCAAACAG aataatGACAGTACAGTTACTCCAGAGCAATCTGACTTTGGCTTAACCATCTCAGCAATCAACAAatctggaggagcaggagaaggtCCTCATTCAAAAAGG GACCAAATAATTGACTTCCATGGGATGGTCCAAGATGCTATCAAGGTATCAACAAATGGAATAGCCTTGAACAGTCTTAATTGGGATCCAGATCCATCG GAACGATTATTAAAACCCCTTAGTGCTTTTATTGGCATGACTGGAGAGATGAGAGAACTTGCAACAGTTGTAAGCAAA GACATCTACCTCCATAATCCAAATGTGAAGTGGGATGATATTATTGGACTGGATGCAGCTAAAAGGCTAGTCAAGGAAGCAGTTGTTTATCCTATAAGG TACCCACAGCTATTTACAGGCATTCTGTCTCCTTGGAAGGGTTTATTGCTGTATGGACCACCAG GTACTGGAAAGACATTGCTTGCTAAGGCTGTTGCCACGGAATGCAATACAACCTTTTTCAACATATCAGCATCCACCATTGTTAGCAAATGgaggggtgattcagaaaaACTTGTCCGG GTGCTATTTGAGCTTGCCCGATACCATGCTCCTTCCACAATTTTCTTGGATGAGCTGGAGTCAGTTATGAGTCAAAGAGGCACTGTTTCTGG CGGTGAACATGAAGGAAGTCGACGgatgaaaacagaattactgGTGCAGATGGATGGCTTGGCCCGATCTGATGatcttgtatttgttttagcAGCTTCCAATCTGCCATG GGAGTTGGATTCTGCCATGCTGCGGCGGCTAGAGAAGCGGATTTTGGTCGACCTTCCAAGTAAAGAGGCGCGGCAGGCGATGATCCAGCACTGGCTGCCCCCTCTGAGCCACAGCGGAGGAGTGGAGCTGAGAACAGACCTGGACTACAGCTTGCTGGGCCAG GAAACTGATGGGTACTCTGGTTCAGACATTAAACTCGTGTGCAAGGAAGCAGCCATGAGACCAGTGAGGAAAATCTTCGATGCACTTGAAAACCATCAGCAAG GTAACAGTAACTTGCCTGTGATCCGACTGGACACAATCACAACAGCAGACTTCCTGGATGTGATTGCCCATACCAAGCCCTCGGCAAAGAAGCTGAGCCAGAAGTACACAGCTTGGCAGAGAGAGTTTGAGTcagtttga